TACTGCATCATTAACATGTTAGCTTGGAGGGAGGCAGTATTCTTCGAAATGTACACTCCCAGCCACGACCTCTTCACAACGCTACTCAGCCCGCTCTTCCCGTTCAAACACTACGACAAGTGGTTGTCCTTCCTGGTCGCGGTGATCCTAGGGTGCAACATAGTGGGGCTGGTCAACCCCTTCGGAAAGAAGAGCCAGCCAGCTAGGGGAGGCATAAACCTAGTCATAGCAGCTGTGATCGGTGTAGCCCTCTGGCTTATCCTAATGCCTATTCTGGGCAAAGCCCCCCACTTCTTCACCCTAACCATAGAAACAATAGTTACAGTGAGGATTCCCCTAGTGGTCACTGTGAGCTCGCCCAGCAACGTGACAGTTTACCTACTCTACGTAATTCTAGCTATACTAATAATTAGGTATGTCTTCGAAATGCACTGGTTCACTGGCACTAGGGGGAGTGTTCTAGCAGTAGTGTCCGCGTTTATAGCCGGCACCCTGCTATTCTTCGCAACCACAGCTATAACCCCCGTAGCGGTGTTCCTTTCGGGAGCAGATGCGGCCATGTATGCGTCTGGATTACAAGCACTCACCAACGACGCAATCATAACCTATATAGGCTACGCTCTCGGGCTGAGGTGGTATGCTGGACCCATGCTGCTGACAGCTCTGAGCTACATGCTAGAATCCCAAGCAGCGCTACAACACCTAGCCGTAACCCTCACCTTCGGGTGGTTCGTGCTAGCCAGCATAATGTGGCTCCTAATATACACATCATTCGACCACTGGCCATGGAAGTAAGCGCAAAACACCTCCTTTTTCTTTTTAAAAAAAGAAAAAAGCGGAAATACCATAAATTTAGCGCTGAAATTCTGGCTGCCTGGCTTCTAACCGAGAGTGTTTCTCTTCATTAAACAGGGAGGCCACGTCTTTCTTTCCCAATCTACTTACTTCCGCCCTTTATCTGTTTATATTTGTAGAGTGCGGCTATTGCTTTAGCTGTCAGTGTCAGGTTCCTTAATACGGGAATCTGCTTTTTCTTGAATCCACTTTCAGCCATCTTAATTATTCTTTCGTCCCCAAAACCTAGAACTACTGTTGGCTTGCCCGTTCTCGACGCCGTTTCACCGAGGATTTCGAAGAACGGGGTGAGATCTGCATTGAAGTATCGTGGACTCGAAACTATTCCTGGTATGGCAAAGATCATGACGATGGCGCCGACGTTTGGGTCACTTCCCAGTAACTCAACGGCTGGCATAGCTGACTCTACCACTGCTGGTCCAACGTCTACGGGGTTCGCGCACGACGCCCACGGAGGTGCGGCTTTCCTAAGCCCGTTTATCGTTTCAGGCAGTAGTGTTGCAAGCTTCAACCCTAATGTTTCGAGCTCGTCACACATCATTGCGCCAAGGGATCCCGAGTTTGTTAGGATGGCTACGCCCCCGTCTGGTGGGAGGGGCTGAGAAGCCAAGACCATGGCGGTGTAGAATAGCTCGTCTATGCTTTCCACCCTTATTGCTCCTGACTGCTTTATGGCTGCGTCAAAGACCTTGTCGCTTCCAGCCAAGCTTCCCGTGTGGCTCCTCACAGCCCTAGAGCCAGCCTCCGTCCTCCCAGACTTCAACACCAGTATGGGCTTCTTCGCCGATGTCCTCTTGAAAACCTCAATCATTTTCTTACCTCTCCCGGGTTTGACGCCCTCAACGTACAGCCCTATGACCTTTGTTTCTTCATCGTCCGCCAAGTACTCTACTACGTCTACTTCGTCCACGTCGCACTTGTTGCCTAGGGTGACAACCTTGCTCAGCCCTAAGCCCTCCGAGCAAGCCCTGTCAACCAGCGCTGTCCCGAAAACCCCTGACTGGGCGACGAAGGCGACACCTCCTTTCACGAGGATTGCCACGTCCACGTCAGCCGTGGTGAACATGTTGGACGTGTTAACCACGCCAACACAATTCGGGCCTATAATCCTCATGCCGTTAGCCCTAGCAATCTTTACTACCTCCCTTTCTAGCCTCGCCCCCTCCTCTCCCGTCTCAGAGAACCCCGCTGACTCTATTATGACGTGGCGAACCCCCTTCTCAGCACACTCCTTTATTACTTCTATGACTGCGCCACTTGGAACCATGATGACGGCGAGGTCGACGACCTCTGGAAGCTCCCTCACAGACCTGAAAACATCAACTCCCATAACCTTCCCCCCCTTAATGTTTACAAGGTAGGTTTTGACGCCCTGATGCGACAGAATGTTCTTCGTTGGGACATGCCCGAAGCCGAGGGTCTCAGTCGCCCCTATGACAGCCACCGATCGTGGGTTAAAGAACGCGTCAAGAGACCGCAAGGCAACGCCACCCTTCCCCTTCTCCGTGTAGTCGTCAGACAAGCTGTTCGACAATCATGATCACCCCCAATAGCGCGAATATTGCCCCAATAATTTTGGCGAGCTTTTCCTCCGGCGCCCTGTTAGCGTAAACCGCCCCAATCCTCCCCCCAACCACAGTTCCCGCACCCACAACGAACGCTGCCAAGAAAGCCACGTTCCCATTTAGAGCGTAGCCGAGGGTGCCGGAGAAAGCTGTCACAGCCATTATGAGCGTTGAAGTCCCAACCGCCTTGTGAACAGGGTACTTGAGAAGAAATATTAAGACGAGAAGGAACATGACTCCACCCCCAGCACCGAAAACCCCGCTTATAACACCTATCAAGAAGC
This window of the Candidatus Jordarchaeales archaeon genome carries:
- a CDS encoding CoA-binding protein, with amino-acid sequence MSNSLSDDYTEKGKGGVALRSLDAFFNPRSVAVIGATETLGFGHVPTKNILSHQGVKTYLVNIKGGKVMGVDVFRSVRELPEVVDLAVIMVPSGAVIEVIKECAEKGVRHVIIESAGFSETGEEGARLEREVVKIARANGMRIIGPNCVGVVNTSNMFTTADVDVAILVKGGVAFVAQSGVFGTALVDRACSEGLGLSKVVTLGNKCDVDEVDVVEYLADDEETKVIGLYVEGVKPGRGKKMIEVFKRTSAKKPILVLKSGRTEAGSRAVRSHTGSLAGSDKVFDAAIKQSGAIRVESIDELFYTAMVLASQPLPPDGGVAILTNSGSLGAMMCDELETLGLKLATLLPETINGLRKAAPPWASCANPVDVGPAVVESAMPAVELLGSDPNVGAIVMIFAIPGIVSSPRYFNADLTPFFEILGETASRTGKPTVVLGFGDERIIKMAESGFKKKQIPVLRNLTLTAKAIAALYKYKQIKGGSK